In uncultured Methanobacterium sp., a genomic segment contains:
- a CDS encoding DUF5906 domain-containing protein has product MKQIKINKDIVFKHAQKVALSSKSQVKMGRIPKAPSINWDKQPVGYTGYNDEEYGTAIVCDYIDEFDKYLVVIDLDSPKDSEDIPITLFKEILQPLINITYSVSTQGKGIHIYLLSESKPIAKQPKINIDYQTHTGKKGRGKYIVSNYIYDTQGNKKRYSKLAESPDEIIVVKSADDVLNELLNKLEEGGHLKTPVKDYMVNITDIVKSGIRKGKRNDYVMCLAGYLRKNDFPLEKTLQIINESFKDDEELDHRFDTVKRTYEADISVINGWNELKNHLNGSDLSELERLVSGGLNLKDKILSTLSKNKEPSTKALADFVNSELVLYFDPNLRKYYERDQEGTIREIDDTRITEFLNAEFGENEISKGKRRNILGYVSKLINTNYNLIQFKNGILNTITREFNEDKRLNDEVPKLTLPFNWNEDAKSGRIGKLIDEILDSHRYPNNKELWLRAVGHAFMGTNRIGRMVIVQGESGTGKSTLTTILMRIFHDKYSEIKTQNIVKNERFTLYSLVNNSINIDDDISNGMLRGIGNLNTICTGNGLEVEIKGENKVIKATNPEIPRLFANGNTLPPVVGTGFERRLLLVHANNKVPYKNKDEYLQPDILSGKYDQDGIEWLVYHSINLYLDKEDEPLTSEQDERLMQEIYEFKAYPHKKGAEMIFIEKEDEFILKKEAHRYLKMWSKQAFKEGKISIEHRKPTQRQLNRAMKDAGYDDSRKMVNRESFHVYDDLTIKPEYLKLFKPSEETQATIYE; this is encoded by the coding sequence TTGAAACAAATAAAAATAAATAAAGATATCGTTTTTAAACACGCTCAAAAAGTTGCATTATCTAGTAAATCACAAGTAAAGATGGGAAGAATTCCTAAGGCACCTAGTATAAACTGGGATAAACAGCCTGTTGGTTATACAGGTTATAATGATGAGGAGTATGGTACAGCCATTGTATGTGATTATATTGATGAATTTGATAAATATCTTGTAGTAATAGACTTAGACAGCCCTAAAGATTCTGAAGATATACCTATAACTCTTTTCAAGGAGATATTGCAACCATTAATAAATATTACATATTCTGTTTCTACACAAGGTAAAGGGATTCATATTTACTTATTAAGTGAATCTAAACCCATAGCTAAACAACCAAAGATTAATATTGATTATCAAACCCATACTGGAAAAAAAGGCAGGGGAAAATACATAGTTTCTAATTATATTTATGATACTCAGGGCAATAAGAAGCGTTATTCTAAACTTGCTGAAAGTCCTGATGAAATAATAGTTGTAAAAAGTGCTGATGATGTCTTAAATGAGTTATTGAATAAGTTAGAAGAAGGAGGACACCTAAAGACACCAGTTAAGGATTATATGGTAAATATTACCGACATTGTAAAGAGTGGTATACGGAAAGGAAAGAGAAATGATTATGTGATGTGTTTAGCTGGATATCTTAGGAAAAATGATTTTCCATTGGAAAAGACATTGCAGATAATAAATGAATCTTTTAAAGATGATGAAGAATTAGATCACAGGTTTGACACTGTTAAAAGGACTTATGAAGCTGATATTAGTGTTATTAATGGTTGGAATGAGTTAAAGAATCATTTAAACGGTTCTGATTTATCAGAGTTAGAAAGATTAGTATCTGGTGGATTAAATCTTAAGGATAAGATATTATCAACTTTGAGTAAGAATAAAGAGCCTAGTACTAAAGCTCTTGCTGATTTTGTGAACAGTGAATTGGTTTTATATTTTGATCCTAATCTGAGAAAGTACTATGAAAGAGATCAGGAAGGAACAATCAGGGAAATAGATGATACTCGGATCACCGAATTTTTAAATGCAGAATTTGGGGAGAATGAAATATCAAAGGGTAAACGCAGGAACATCTTGGGATATGTGTCTAAATTAATTAACACCAATTATAACTTGATTCAGTTTAAAAATGGTATTTTAAATACTATTACAAGAGAATTTAACGAAGATAAACGCCTAAACGATGAAGTACCTAAATTAACTTTGCCTTTTAACTGGAATGAAGATGCCAAGTCAGGTAGAATTGGTAAATTAATTGATGAAATATTGGATAGTCATAGGTATCCTAATAATAAGGAATTATGGTTACGAGCTGTAGGGCATGCTTTTATGGGTACAAATAGGATTGGTAGAATGGTTATAGTTCAGGGGGAATCTGGAACTGGAAAATCTACATTGACCACGATTTTAATGAGAATATTCCATGATAAGTATTCTGAAATAAAGACTCAGAATATAGTTAAGAATGAAAGATTCACGCTTTATTCACTTGTAAACAATTCTATCAACATTGATGATGATATATCGAATGGAATGTTAAGGGGAATAGGTAATTTAAATACCATATGTACTGGTAATGGTTTAGAAGTGGAGATTAAAGGTGAGAATAAAGTTATAAAAGCTACAAACCCAGAAATTCCCCGATTATTTGCTAATGGTAACACTTTACCGCCAGTAGTAGGAACCGGATTTGAAAGAAGACTGTTATTAGTACATGCAAATAACAAAGTTCCATATAAAAATAAAGATGAATACTTACAACCAGACATATTATCTGGAAAATACGACCAAGACGGCATAGAATGGTTAGTATATCACAGTATTAATCTATATTTAGATAAAGAAGATGAACCTTTAACCAGTGAACAAGATGAAAGATTAATGCAGGAGATATACGAATTTAAAGCATATCCTCATAAAAAAGGAGCTGAAATGATATTCATAGAAAAAGAAGATGAATTTATCCTAAAAAAAGAAGCTCACAGATATCTAAAGATGTGGAGTAAACAAGCTTTCAAAGAAGGAAAGATCAGTATTGAACATAGAAAACCTACTCAAAGACAATTAAACAGAGCTATGAAAGATGCTGGTTATGATGATTCTAGAAAAATGGTTAATCGTGAATCATTCCATGTATATGATGACCTAACAATTAAACCTGAATATCTTAAACTATTTAAACCAAGCGAAGAAACACAAGCCACAATATATGAATAA